The Fictibacillus phosphorivorans genomic sequence CGTAATTGATCATCACCATGAACAAATGCCATCGTTTTGATTCCATACCGATGAAATAAGGCATTTCTCTCATAAAGAGATGCCTTTGAAATTCCGGTAAACGGCTTCGGGTAAAAATTATGCCATGCCTCTGTTTGACGTGGCTGAAGTCCCTCATCCATCAGCTTCTTAAGCTCTTCTTCGTTAATAGTACTTGCGTTAAGACCCACCTTAAGATGGTGTGACAGCCAAGCGATCTGCTTGGCTGTAAACCCATAATCCATCCTGATACCCGAAATGCCCCAGTCTGTTAAGGAAGGCAGTTCAGAGAATGATAAACCTAACCGCTCTAGCGAAGCTGGTGAAACATCTGCCATTACTTCCAGATGAAACTCTTGAGCGGTTTTTCCTAACCATTTTATTTGTTTAACATAATCCACGTCCTTCTCTTCAGGTATATGAAGAGAAGTAAAGATGTATTGAAAGCCGCTCTTAGCGGCTTTCTCCATCCAGTTTTTATTAAAAGTGTCTGATTCACTCAGATAGATTGAAATCCCATAACACAAAACGTTCACTCCTAAATTCGTTAGATGTCTTTTGCCATGCTCTCTTTAAATCCAAACGTCCATGTGAACAAGAATCCGAAGAAATACGCAATAACTAATCCTACTAGATAGAGAACCATTTCGTTTGCGTTGACAAGGAACACGAGTGGTATTCCTGATACACCAATGGCAATCGTAGCGACTTCATAAAACGCTTGGAACGCTCCCCCGACTGCTGCTCCAAGACAAGCTGTTAAGAATGGTCGCCCGAGTGGGAGAGTAACACCAAAGATTAACGGTTCTCCAATCCCTAGCATACCTACAGGTAATCCACCTTTAATTACTTTACGAAGACGTTGGTTCTTCGTCTTAAAGTAGATCGCAAATGCAGCACCTACTTGCCCTGCTCCACCCATTGCTAGAATAGGCAACAATGGATCATCACCGATCGTATTAATAAGCTCCATGTGAACTGGTGTTAATCCTTGATGCAATCCTGTTACAACCAATGGAAGGAATGTTCCTGCTAAGATAAGTCCAGAGAAAATACCGCCAATATCAATTAAATTTAACAAACCTTTTGTAATTAAATCTGACAAAAATCCACCTACTGGCTGAAGAACAAATAGCGTAGCAAAACCTGTAATTAGTAAAGCTAATGTTGGCGTAACAATAATGTCGATGGAGGGGTGTACAAATTTTCTAATACGCTTTTCCAAAAAGGCAATTAGTACAGCGGCAAGCATTACACCAATTAATCCACCACGTCCTACCACAAGTGGATCTCCAAAGAGGGTGATGTTCGCAAGACCCGGGTTAATCAGCAAAATACCTGCTGCTCCACCTAATGCTGGAGTTCCACCAAATTCTTTAGCAGTATTGATTCCGACAAACACAGCTAAATAACTAAAAACACCCCAACCGATCAAGCTCAGCATCTGCATGATTGAAGATTCTGGATCAGCACCCATTCTTACAGCTACGTTTGACATCCCAGCAATTAAACCTGAAGCAACAATTGCAGGAATTAACGGAATAAAGATGCTAGCGATCTTACGTAAAAACTGTTTAAAAGGAGTTGCGTTCTTTTTGTTGATGGCATCCTTATTCATTCTTGCCATCTGTTCAAGATCCATTGGGTCTGTCTCATCAAGAGACTGGATGTTCATACCTGTTTCTTCGCTCATCGCAAGCGTGACACGATTAACGATGCCCGGCCCAACGATGATTTGTAACGTATCATCTTCCACGACTCCCAACACACCATCTACTTCTTTAAGACCTTTTAGATCAGCCTTTGACGGGTCGTGTAAATTAACCCGAATTCTAGTCATACAGTGCATCAACGATTGGATGTTTGAAGAACCTCCAAGCTTTTCAATGATGCCATGAGCCATTTGCTGCTCTTTCCCCATGCTTCTTCCCCCTTTTAGTAAACGCTTTCATTTTTTTATATAAAACGCTATTTGTCAGCGTTTCATATCAATCATAAATTTGTAACGATCGCCTCGATACACAGACTGAACAAGTTCGAGAGGCCTTCCTGTTGTTAAATAGGTTTGTCTTTTAATAAGAAGGACTGCCGCACCTTTTGTAATTTCAAGTATCTCGCTTTCTGCTTCACCCGAGATGGAAGCTTCTAAACTTTGTGTTGCATAATCTATAACAAAGCCTGCATTCTCAACTTCAGAATACAAAGACCCTTGTTTTATGTGGGATTCGTTTAATTCAAGAAGGTCCGCCGGAACATATGTCGTCTCGAATGCCATTGGAATATCATTTGCGAGACGAACACGTCTAATCTCATAAATTACCTGGCCCTCTTTGATCTCAAGTGCTTTTGCTACTCTATTTTCAGCAGTCGTCTTTTGGAAAGATATGAGTCTAGATGCTGGCCTAAAGCCCCTAGATTTCATGTCTTCAGTAAAACTTGTAAGACCTAAAAGCTTCTGTTCAATTTTTTTTGCAGAAACAAACGTTCCTTTCCCTTTCCGACGAGTTAAGTAGCCTTCATTCACAAGATTATTGATCGCTTGCCGGACTGTCATACGGCTTACTTCATAGTTCTCTGCAAACTCTCTTTCAGAAGGTATCATGGTTTCTGATTCCCATTCACCCTTATCAATCTTTTGTTTGATCGCTTCTTCAATCTGAAAGTAAAGGGGCATCGGTGATGTTTTATCTATCATAAAAATACTTAACTCTCCTCTTCTAAAAGACTCCTCGCACCTCGATCAGCTATAACCGTAACGCTAGGATGATGATTCAAAACCGTAGCAGGTATATTCTCGTTCAGAGATCCTTTAAAAAGCTCTTTTACGGCATTAGCCTTTTTCACACCAGCAGCAAGAAGCAAGATTTCTTTGCTCTCCAGTATCGTGCCAATTCCCATCGTAATTGCTTTTTGGGGCTGTTTCTCATGAGTAAAATATTTCGCGTTCGCACTCAAGGTCGATTCCGTTAACTCTACTACATGCGTTCGTGAACTAAAATCAGTACCTGGTTCATTAAAACCGATGTGTCCGTTCTCTCCTATACCTAGCACTTGTAAATCAATTCCACTCAGCTGCTGGATCACTTCTTCATACCGCTTGCATTCTCTCTCAAGGTCTAAGGCTTCACCATCTGGGAGATGAGTTTGATTGATTGGTATACCAATATGGTCGAAAAAGTTTTCTTGCATGTAAGCATGATAAGCTCTAGAACCGACATATTCATCTAAATTTACGGTGTGTACATGAGAAAAGAGAAGCTTATATTCTTTACTATATTTTGAAAGGTATCTGTACATGCCTAAAGGTGTCCTACCTGTTGCAAGGCCGAGCACAACGCGATCAGCATTCTTTATTTCAGAGAATACATATTCAGCTGCCATTCTACTAAGCTCTTCTTCGTCGGAAACCTTAATTAATCTCAAACTCTTTCCTCCTTTCGATGGTATACAAGCTCTCCTCGACAGAATGTCATTAACACATCGCAGTCCTCTGTCAACACCGTAATGTCTGCGTCTTTACCGACAGAGAGACTTCCTTTTCGTTTAAAGGTCTTCAGTTCTTTTGCAGCATTCTCACTCGTCATCTTCACAATATCTGACCAAGAGCACTGCGTATAATCCATCATATTTTTTACAGCGATATTCATAGGTAAGATACTTCCAGCCAGCGTTCCGTCAGTTAATCTAGCTTCATCCCCTGATACAGTTACTTGCTGTCCGCCGAGTGTATAGGTTCCTTCTCCTAGGCCCTTTGCTCTCATTGAATCCGTAATTAAGATCGTACGTTCAGGACCAGTAGATTGGTAGGCTAGTCGAATCATCTCGGGACTGGCATGAACGCCATCTACGATCATCTCAACCTTCAATTCTTTCTGTAAGAGTGCAGCACCAGCAACACCTGGATCTCGGTGATGCATTCCACGCATACCGTTAAATAAATGGGTAACGTGAGAAATGCCGGATTCAATTCCAACTTTAACTTCTGCAAAAGAACTGTCACTGTGACCGATAGATGCAATCACATCTTGTAAAGATAGGTATTTTGTAAGTTCAAGTCCACCTTCCATTTCGGGAGCTAAAGTAACGAGTTTAAT encodes the following:
- the nagB gene encoding glucosamine-6-phosphate deaminase, which gives rise to MRLIKVSDEEELSRMAAEYVFSEIKNADRVVLGLATGRTPLGMYRYLSKYSKEYKLLFSHVHTVNLDEYVGSRAYHAYMQENFFDHIGIPINQTHLPDGEALDLERECKRYEEVIQQLSGIDLQVLGIGENGHIGFNEPGTDFSSRTHVVELTESTLSANAKYFTHEKQPQKAITMGIGTILESKEILLLAAGVKKANAVKELFKGSLNENIPATVLNHHPSVTVIADRGARSLLEEES
- a CDS encoding GntR family transcriptional regulator — protein: MIDKTSPMPLYFQIEEAIKQKIDKGEWESETMIPSEREFAENYEVSRMTVRQAINNLVNEGYLTRRKGKGTFVSAKKIEQKLLGLTSFTEDMKSRGFRPASRLISFQKTTAENRVAKALEIKEGQVIYEIRRVRLANDIPMAFETTYVPADLLELNESHIKQGSLYSEVENAGFVIDYATQSLEASISGEAESEILEITKGAAVLLIKRQTYLTTGRPLELVQSVYRGDRYKFMIDMKR
- a CDS encoding DUF871 domain-containing protein; the protein is MCYGISIYLSESDTFNKNWMEKAAKSGFQYIFTSLHIPEEKDVDYVKQIKWLGKTAQEFHLEVMADVSPASLERLGLSFSELPSLTDWGISGIRMDYGFTAKQIAWLSHHLKVGLNASTINEEELKKLMDEGLQPRQTEAWHNFYPKPFTGISKASLYERNALFHRYGIKTMAFVHGDDQLRGPLHLGLPTIENHRHVTPALAALELQEMNTDKICIGDLNLTNKSLQELKFVMDGTVPLYADLYKGYEIFENRVHTNRMDAAEYVIRSVESRHKPSHFQQEAHELELFNEGTITVENELYGRYEGELQISLKNIPADAKTNVAGRIKKESLSLMKKVGSGKRFVLLNSEVK
- the nagA gene encoding N-acetylglucosamine-6-phosphate deacetylase encodes the protein MKPDILLVGDLINEEGQLVNNGSVWIKNDKIFHVGTTDSPSTEEDVIRYNMPQGSIIIPGMIDIHIHGAAGADFMDGTKEALEKISKALPAEGTTTFLATTMTEEKSVIVKALNTASNFMKESRTSAAEMLGIHLEGPFVSPKRAGAQPTSFILEPNINLFKEFQKSADNQIKLVTLAPEMEGGLELTKYLSLQDVIASIGHSDSSFAEVKVGIESGISHVTHLFNGMRGMHHRDPGVAGAALLQKELKVEMIVDGVHASPEMIRLAYQSTGPERTILITDSMRAKGLGEGTYTLGGQQVTVSGDEARLTDGTLAGSILPMNIAVKNMMDYTQCSWSDIVKMTSENAAKELKTFKRKGSLSVGKDADITVLTEDCDVLMTFCRGELVYHRKEERV
- a CDS encoding PTS transporter subunit EIIC produces the protein MGKEQQMAHGIIEKLGGSSNIQSLMHCMTRIRVNLHDPSKADLKGLKEVDGVLGVVEDDTLQIIVGPGIVNRVTLAMSEETGMNIQSLDETDPMDLEQMARMNKDAINKKNATPFKQFLRKIASIFIPLIPAIVASGLIAGMSNVAVRMGADPESSIMQMLSLIGWGVFSYLAVFVGINTAKEFGGTPALGGAAGILLINPGLANITLFGDPLVVGRGGLIGVMLAAVLIAFLEKRIRKFVHPSIDIIVTPTLALLITGFATLFVLQPVGGFLSDLITKGLLNLIDIGGIFSGLILAGTFLPLVVTGLHQGLTPVHMELINTIGDDPLLPILAMGGAGQVGAAFAIYFKTKNQRLRKVIKGGLPVGMLGIGEPLIFGVTLPLGRPFLTACLGAAVGGAFQAFYEVATIAIGVSGIPLVFLVNANEMVLYLVGLVIAYFFGFLFTWTFGFKESMAKDI